A stretch of Acidobacteriota bacterium DNA encodes these proteins:
- a CDS encoding polyprenyl synthetase family protein: MNAPSPLALRDYVASLRSEVERELTIVLPGVPACPAVIADAMRYSLFAGGKRFRPILTLAAAEAVRPHAATTRALAMPAACAIEMIHTYSLIHDDLPAMDNDTMRRGKPTLHVVYGEGMAILAGDALLAEAFALLARLPVDAGDGVVALRKLAAINRIAEAAGSLGMVGGQAIDLLAAGHAADASAMDADGLRDMHARKTGALIRASAVAGAIMAGGSPEQIGAVDRYATGLGLAFQIVDDVLDVVGDGSELGKTVGKDAAANKPTYPAMFGLDESKRLAGQAADAAVGALAGAHLHSGRLAEIAQWVVSRTS; encoded by the coding sequence GTGAATGCGCCCTCTCCGCTCGCGCTGCGCGACTACGTCGCGTCACTGCGGAGCGAGGTCGAGCGCGAGCTGACCATTGTGCTGCCCGGCGTCCCGGCGTGCCCCGCCGTGATCGCCGACGCGATGCGCTACAGCCTGTTTGCCGGCGGCAAGCGCTTCCGGCCGATCCTGACGCTGGCGGCGGCCGAAGCCGTTCGGCCCCACGCGGCCACGACGCGCGCGCTGGCGATGCCCGCCGCGTGCGCGATCGAGATGATTCACACCTACTCGCTCATCCACGACGACCTGCCCGCGATGGACAACGACACGATGCGGCGCGGCAAGCCGACGCTGCACGTCGTCTACGGCGAGGGGATGGCGATTCTGGCCGGCGACGCCCTGCTCGCCGAGGCGTTCGCGCTGCTCGCCAGGCTGCCGGTCGATGCCGGCGACGGGGTCGTGGCCCTCCGCAAACTGGCCGCGATCAACCGCATCGCCGAGGCTGCAGGGTCGCTTGGCATGGTCGGCGGCCAGGCGATCGATCTGCTGGCCGCGGGACATGCCGCTGATGCCTCGGCCATGGATGCCGACGGCCTCCGCGACATGCACGCGCGCAAGACTGGCGCGCTCATCCGCGCATCGGCGGTCGCGGGCGCCATCATGGCCGGCGGATCGCCCGAACAGATTGGTGCGGTCGACCGGTACGCCACCGGCCTTGGTCTCGCCTTCCAGATCGTCGACGATGTGCTCGATGTCGTGGGGGATGGCAGCGAGCTTGGCAAGACCGTGGGCAAGGACGCGGCAGCCAACAAACCCACGTACCCGGCGATGTTTGGCCTCGACGAATCGAAGCGTCTCGCCGGTCAGGCCGCCGATGCCGCCGTCGGCGCACTCGCCGGCGCGCATCTGCACAGCGGCCGCCTCGCCGAGATCGCACAGTGGGTCGTCTCGCGCACCTCGTAG
- a CDS encoding TlyA family RNA methyltransferase, with translation MAAKPRSRLDVLLAERGLVASRERARALILAGRVRVNGTPISKAGSPVPVDAVLELDEPDMPWVGRGGLKLVHALDTFHIDPAGCEALDIGASTGGFTDVLLSRGAARVVALDVGHGQLDWKIRQHPRVVVLERRNAREMVPEWLPAPVDIVTIDVSFISLRLILPAVPAVMNPGGHVVALVKPQFEAGRDEVGRGGLVLDTAVHEAVLARVTEAAGACGLTRVAMTPSAITGATGNQEYFLHLRV, from the coding sequence ATGGCCGCGAAGCCGCGATCACGTCTGGACGTCCTGCTCGCCGAGCGTGGCCTGGTCGCGTCACGTGAGCGGGCGCGCGCCCTGATTCTCGCCGGGCGCGTGCGGGTGAACGGCACGCCCATCAGCAAGGCCGGATCACCGGTGCCCGTCGATGCGGTCCTCGAACTGGATGAACCCGACATGCCATGGGTCGGGCGAGGTGGCCTCAAGCTGGTTCACGCGCTCGACACGTTCCATATCGACCCTGCTGGATGCGAGGCGCTTGATATCGGCGCATCGACCGGCGGCTTCACCGATGTGCTGCTCAGCCGCGGGGCCGCCCGCGTGGTGGCGCTCGACGTCGGACACGGCCAACTCGACTGGAAGATCCGGCAGCATCCCCGTGTCGTGGTGCTCGAGCGGCGCAATGCCCGCGAGATGGTGCCGGAGTGGCTGCCCGCGCCGGTCGACATCGTGACCATTGACGTCTCGTTCATCTCGCTCCGGCTGATTCTGCCTGCGGTGCCGGCGGTGATGAACCCCGGAGGGCATGTCGTGGCGCTCGTCAAACCACAGTTCGAGGCGGGCCGCGACGAAGTGGGCCGCGGCGGACTCGTCCTCGACACGGCCGTACATGAGGCCGTCCTCGCCCGCGTGACCGAGGCGGCCGGCGCCTGCGGCCTCACCAGAGTTGCGATGACGCCATCGGCGATCACCGGTGCGACCGGCAACCAGGAGTATTTCCTGCACCTCAGGGTATAG
- a CDS encoding NAD(+)/NADH kinase, which produces MQREPNTLSPGAGTPNPDGPARIIRVGIVAKPGLTDTAVELTAVTAWLDARGIESVVEDETSKMADLRSRPKASRDDLPYRVDLMLVFGGDGTLLGMADRIAQADREIPILGVNFGSLGFLTEIAASELLPSLEAALDGTAVIEARMMLRSRVDRAGRTYVDRIVLNDVAVTGGSLSRIVEFSVSVSGDFVARFNADGLIISSPTGSTAYNLSAGGPIVHPAVDAMVLNPIAPHTLTNRPVVIPADAEVAIQPVLQRPGDEAFVTFDGQSGVQLENGDIVHIQRARRPMRLVRGSAHSYYEVLRKKLRWAER; this is translated from the coding sequence ATGCAACGCGAACCGAACACGCTCTCTCCAGGCGCTGGCACGCCGAACCCGGATGGTCCAGCCCGCATCATCCGGGTCGGCATCGTCGCCAAGCCCGGACTCACCGACACGGCGGTCGAGTTGACGGCGGTGACCGCGTGGCTCGATGCGCGTGGTATCGAGTCGGTCGTGGAAGACGAAACCTCGAAGATGGCCGACCTGCGGTCCCGGCCGAAAGCATCGCGTGACGACCTGCCCTACCGGGTCGATCTGATGCTGGTGTTCGGCGGAGACGGGACCTTGCTCGGCATGGCTGATCGGATTGCCCAAGCCGATCGCGAGATCCCGATTCTGGGCGTGAACTTCGGCAGCCTGGGATTCCTGACCGAGATTGCGGCGTCCGAACTGTTGCCGTCGCTTGAGGCAGCGCTGGACGGCACCGCGGTGATTGAAGCCCGCATGATGCTCCGGTCGAGGGTGGACCGGGCGGGACGCACCTACGTGGATCGCATCGTGCTCAATGACGTGGCCGTCACCGGCGGATCGCTCTCCCGGATTGTCGAGTTCTCCGTGTCCGTCAGCGGCGACTTCGTCGCACGGTTCAACGCCGACGGCCTCATCATCTCGAGTCCAACCGGATCGACGGCGTACAATCTGTCGGCGGGCGGCCCCATCGTGCACCCGGCGGTCGATGCGATGGTGCTGAATCCCATCGCGCCGCACACGCTCACCAACAGGCCCGTCGTCATCCCGGCCGACGCGGAGGTGGCCATCCAGCCCGTGCTGCAGCGTCCTGGCGACGAGGCCTTCGTGACGTTTGACGGCCAATCCGGCGTGCAACTCGAAAACGGGGACATCGTCCACATTCAGCGGGCGCGCCGGCCGATGCGGCTGGTGCGAGGGTCGGCCCACAGTTACTACGAGGTCCTGCGCAAGAAGTTGAGGTGGGCCGAACGCTAG
- the mltG gene encoding endolytic transglycosylase MltG, protein MRRFIIILLLLAVVGIMAVYSMAGYARLSEPFKGYAGAEQFVDVPPKTGPQTIGRLLLESGVVSDTLTWRVALWWSGEATRLKAGEYRFDREMTVDEVIRRLARGEVYLRSLTFPEGLTIRQMARLYEGAGFGTASAFTEAATNVALVSRIDPAARDLEGYLFPDTYALPRRATAVDVVRTMVARFETVFSPALGDAAASLGMSPREAVILASIVEKETARPDERPIVAAVYQNRLQVRMGLQCDPTVIYALERAGRYTGHLTHADLSFDSPYNTYRYAGLPPGPIASPGRASLEAAVRPAPVNYLYFVSRNDGSHAFAATLDEHTRNVQQYQVDFFRDQRAKEEVARGVAPPRKSPARSPRSISRH, encoded by the coding sequence ATGCGACGATTCATCATCATCCTCCTGTTGCTCGCCGTCGTCGGCATCATGGCCGTCTACTCCATGGCGGGCTATGCCCGATTGAGCGAGCCCTTCAAGGGCTACGCCGGCGCGGAGCAGTTTGTCGACGTGCCGCCGAAGACCGGGCCGCAGACGATCGGCCGGCTGCTCCTGGAGAGCGGCGTTGTGAGCGACACGCTGACGTGGCGCGTGGCGCTGTGGTGGAGCGGGGAGGCGACGCGGCTCAAGGCCGGCGAGTACCGCTTCGATCGCGAGATGACGGTCGACGAGGTGATTCGCAGGCTGGCGCGCGGCGAGGTCTACCTTCGGTCGCTGACCTTTCCTGAAGGTCTGACCATTCGCCAGATGGCGCGGCTGTATGAGGGCGCGGGATTCGGTACGGCGTCGGCATTCACCGAGGCGGCGACCAATGTGGCGCTCGTCTCCCGCATCGATCCGGCCGCGCGCGATCTCGAGGGCTACTTGTTTCCCGACACCTACGCGTTGCCCCGCCGCGCCACGGCGGTGGACGTGGTCCGCACGATGGTGGCGCGTTTCGAGACGGTATTCTCGCCGGCGCTCGGTGACGCGGCCGCCTCGCTCGGCATGTCACCGCGCGAAGCCGTCATTCTTGCCTCGATCGTCGAGAAGGAAACCGCCCGCCCTGACGAACGCCCGATCGTGGCGGCCGTGTACCAGAACCGGCTCCAGGTGCGGATGGGATTGCAGTGCGATCCGACCGTCATTTACGCCCTCGAGCGCGCTGGCCGCTACACGGGCCATCTCACCCACGCGGATCTCAGCTTCGATTCGCCGTACAACACGTACCGCTACGCCGGCCTTCCGCCCGGACCGATCGCATCGCCAGGGCGTGCGTCGCTTGAGGCCGCCGTCCGGCCCGCCCCGGTCAACTACCTCTACTTCGTAAGCCGCAACGACGGCTCGCATGCCTTCGCGGCCACGCTCGACGAGCACACCCGCAACGTGCAGCAGTACCAGGTCGATTTCTTCAGGGACCAGCGGGCCAAAGAAGAGGTGGCCCGCGGCGTGGCGCCGCCGCGCAAGAGCCCGGCGCGGTCACCGCGATCGATCAGCCGACACTAG
- the ruvX gene encoding Holliday junction resolvase RuvX codes for MRVLGIDYGERRIGIAVSDPTGTLARPVGAIPGDANQAIAVARVIEQVAKLEQDDEPVSLVVVGLPRRLDGSANQQTPRVEAFAELLRARAGRPVVLQDERLTSHEADRLLAMHERDWRERKRRLDAAAAAVILQEYLDGHRTAMPDGIGD; via the coding sequence ATGCGCGTCCTGGGCATCGACTACGGCGAGCGTCGGATCGGGATCGCGGTGAGCGATCCCACCGGGACGCTTGCGCGGCCCGTCGGGGCGATTCCGGGCGATGCGAACCAGGCCATCGCGGTGGCGCGGGTCATCGAGCAGGTGGCGAAGCTCGAGCAGGACGACGAGCCTGTGTCACTGGTCGTGGTGGGCCTGCCGCGCCGGCTCGACGGGTCGGCCAACCAGCAGACGCCACGCGTCGAAGCGTTCGCGGAGCTGCTTCGAGCGCGGGCCGGACGTCCGGTGGTGCTCCAGGATGAGCGGCTCACCAGCCACGAGGCCGACCGATTGCTGGCGATGCACGAGCGCGACTGGCGCGAGCGGAAGCGGCGGCTGGATGCTGCCGCCGCCGCGGTGATTCTGCAGGAGTATTTGGATGGGCATCGCACGGCGATGCCTGACGGGATTGGGGATTAG
- a CDS encoding alkaline phosphatase family protein codes for MKSATVVVLAGAIALGAVHCGRSTPAEKFKQKMVILGYDGMDPVLTERWMAEGRLPNLAKLAAQGGFSRLGTSHSPESPTSWSSFATGTNAGKHNIFDFLVRDPKTYMPDLGIVRKVPPEFLFNYIPIKKPEIHSIRGGTSFWVTAGQAGVRSSLLTVPITFPAEHVENGELLSGLPVPDIRGTIGTFYYFASDLSRYEEGNTEMGGILKRLVFDQNVARSELIGPPNPIVKAQQRKIQAKGPAISDGDTAELAGLAAREDIRIPITIRWNRPERKATIDIQDTTISLAEGEWSKWVTIEFRVNYLVRLHGMAQMYLVGADKDLRLYVSPVNWRPDNPPFPISSPASFSKDLDNRLGHFRTLGWAEATWPLNEDRIDEKTFMDDLFRAFDDRAQVIMHRLDARGWDLLIGVIESTDRVSHMMWRFEDKTHPMYNAEAAAKYGDSILRVYQRVDQMVGEVVKRVGPDTQVIVMSDHGFHSFRQAVNLNTWLVNAGYLAIKGQRTEQKNLSNLFLGSGEFWENVDWSRTKAYAMGLGQVFINLKGREGQGAVDPADYKTVVDDLAARLLTVADPSNGARIISAVYKRDEIYSGEYLKNAPDLQVGMVDGYRVSWQTTLGGSPPGSIVYPNMRKWSGDHCGFDYKTIPGLLISNRKVTAVDPNIVDIAPSVLKYFGIAIPKDIDGRPLF; via the coding sequence GTGAAGTCAGCCACCGTTGTTGTTCTTGCCGGCGCAATTGCACTCGGTGCGGTCCACTGCGGACGCTCCACGCCGGCCGAGAAGTTCAAGCAGAAGATGGTGATCCTCGGCTACGACGGCATGGACCCCGTGCTGACGGAACGCTGGATGGCCGAAGGCCGGCTGCCGAATCTCGCGAAGCTCGCGGCGCAGGGTGGCTTCTCGCGCCTCGGCACGAGCCACTCGCCGGAGTCGCCGACGTCCTGGTCGTCGTTTGCGACGGGGACCAACGCGGGGAAGCACAACATCTTTGATTTCCTGGTGCGCGACCCGAAGACGTACATGCCCGATCTGGGCATCGTCAGGAAGGTGCCGCCCGAATTCCTCTTCAACTACATTCCGATCAAGAAGCCGGAGATTCATTCGATCCGCGGCGGCACGTCGTTCTGGGTCACGGCCGGTCAGGCCGGCGTGCGATCCAGCCTGCTGACCGTACCGATCACGTTTCCCGCGGAGCACGTGGAAAACGGCGAACTGCTGTCGGGTCTTCCAGTGCCGGACATCCGCGGCACCATCGGCACGTTCTACTATTTCGCGTCCGACCTGTCGCGGTACGAAGAAGGCAACACCGAGATGGGCGGCATCCTGAAGCGGCTGGTCTTTGATCAGAACGTGGCCCGCAGCGAACTCATCGGCCCGCCCAATCCGATCGTCAAGGCCCAGCAACGCAAGATCCAGGCAAAGGGCCCCGCGATCTCCGACGGTGACACGGCCGAACTGGCTGGATTGGCGGCCCGCGAGGATATCCGGATCCCGATCACGATTCGCTGGAATCGCCCGGAGCGCAAGGCCACGATCGACATCCAGGACACGACCATCAGCCTGGCCGAAGGCGAGTGGAGCAAGTGGGTGACGATCGAGTTCCGCGTGAACTACCTCGTGCGGCTCCACGGCATGGCACAGATGTACCTGGTGGGTGCCGACAAGGACCTCCGACTATACGTCTCGCCGGTCAACTGGCGACCCGATAATCCGCCATTCCCGATTTCGTCGCCCGCGTCGTTCTCGAAGGATCTCGACAATCGCCTTGGACACTTCAGGACGCTGGGCTGGGCCGAAGCCACCTGGCCGCTCAACGAAGATCGCATCGACGAAAAGACGTTCATGGACGATCTGTTCCGCGCCTTCGACGATCGCGCGCAGGTCATCATGCACCGTCTCGACGCGCGCGGGTGGGATCTGCTCATCGGCGTGATCGAATCCACCGACCGCGTGAGCCACATGATGTGGCGGTTCGAAGATAAGACGCACCCGATGTACAACGCCGAGGCCGCCGCCAAGTACGGCGACTCGATCCTGCGCGTGTACCAGCGCGTGGACCAGATGGTCGGCGAGGTCGTCAAGCGCGTCGGTCCCGACACGCAGGTCATCGTCATGTCGGACCACGGGTTCCATTCGTTCCGGCAGGCCGTCAATCTCAACACCTGGCTGGTGAACGCGGGATACCTGGCGATCAAGGGACAGCGGACCGAGCAGAAGAACCTGAGCAATCTGTTTCTGGGAAGCGGCGAGTTCTGGGAAAACGTGGACTGGTCGCGGACCAAGGCGTACGCGATGGGGCTTGGCCAGGTCTTCATCAATCTGAAAGGCCGGGAGGGCCAGGGCGCGGTCGATCCGGCCGACTACAAGACGGTCGTCGACGATCTGGCGGCCAGGCTGCTGACGGTCGCCGACCCGTCCAACGGCGCGCGCATCATCAGCGCCGTGTACAAGCGCGACGAGATCTACTCTGGCGAATACCTGAAGAACGCCCCCGACCTGCAGGTCGGCATGGTCGATGGCTACCGCGTCTCCTGGCAGACCACCCTCGGGGGATCGCCGCCGGGGAGCATCGTATATCCCAACATGCGGAAGTGGAGCGGCGATCACTGCGGATTCGACTACAAGACGATCCCGGGCCTGCTCATCTCGAACCGCAAGGTCACGGCCGTTGATCCGAACATCGTTGACATCGCCCCATCAGTGCTCAAATATTTCGGCATCGCCATCCCGAAGGACATCGACGGCCGGCCGCTGTTCTGA
- a CDS encoding peptidoglycan DD-metalloendopeptidase family protein, which yields MCALAGIATNAQAPAADQAQVQELARRAAARISALQREADALAARERTLLDDLRRLEVERDLRTEQYAQGERDLATIQDDLRTTATRIDQIEARARAQAPALSFRMVELYKLGKAGYARLLLSVDNLHEAGRAYRFVSALQQLDRQRVAEHGRTLADLQRAQASLEDRRRQRLVVQEQAGVAKAAAAKAATALAALIQQIDQRRDLAAQLMGELQTAQQNLQRRLAGFEQGGRAGAAGAVALPLRPFRGDLDWPLDGRILASFGRQRYERFNTAIVSNGIRIAAPPGAPVRAIHEGTVVFAEPFTGFGNLVIVDHGGQAFTMYGTLSTMTVAAGTHVIRGQNVGTAGASPDGVPSIYFELRVDGKPVDPLQWLKKK from the coding sequence GTGTGCGCGCTGGCGGGGATCGCGACCAACGCGCAGGCCCCGGCGGCCGACCAGGCACAGGTGCAGGAGTTGGCCAGGCGGGCCGCCGCACGCATCAGCGCCCTGCAACGGGAGGCCGACGCGCTCGCGGCGCGCGAGCGGACACTGCTCGACGATTTGCGCCGGCTCGAAGTCGAGCGCGACCTGCGGACCGAGCAGTACGCGCAGGGCGAACGGGACCTCGCCACCATCCAGGACGATCTCCGCACGACCGCGACGCGCATCGATCAGATCGAGGCGCGGGCGCGGGCGCAGGCACCGGCGCTGTCGTTCCGCATGGTCGAGTTGTACAAGCTCGGCAAGGCAGGCTACGCCCGGCTATTGCTCAGCGTCGACAACCTGCACGAGGCAGGGCGTGCCTACCGCTTCGTCTCGGCGCTGCAGCAGTTGGATCGGCAACGCGTGGCCGAGCACGGCCGCACGCTCGCGGACCTGCAACGCGCCCAGGCCTCGCTGGAAGACCGGCGGCGGCAACGCCTCGTCGTCCAGGAACAGGCAGGTGTCGCCAAGGCGGCCGCCGCCAAGGCGGCGACCGCACTGGCCGCGCTCATCCAGCAGATTGATCAGCGCCGGGACCTCGCCGCCCAACTGATGGGCGAACTGCAAACAGCCCAGCAGAACCTGCAGCGCCGGCTGGCCGGATTCGAGCAGGGCGGGCGCGCCGGAGCGGCTGGCGCGGTGGCCTTGCCACTCCGGCCGTTCCGTGGCGACCTCGACTGGCCCCTCGACGGGCGCATACTCGCGTCGTTTGGCCGGCAGCGCTATGAGCGGTTCAACACCGCGATCGTCAGCAACGGCATCCGCATCGCGGCGCCCCCTGGCGCCCCCGTGCGGGCCATTCACGAGGGCACAGTCGTGTTTGCCGAGCCATTCACCGGGTTCGGCAATCTGGTGATCGTCGACCACGGCGGACAGGCATTTACGATGTACGGCACCCTGTCCACCATGACGGTCGCGGCCGGCACGCACGTGATCAGGGGCCAGAACGTTGGCACGGCCGGGGCGTCACCCGACGGCGTCCCCTCGATTTATTTCGAACTGCGCGTCGACGGCAAGCCGGTCGATCCACTACAATGGCTCAAGAAGAAATAG
- a CDS encoding S41 family peptidase produces the protein MTTRTRIAVVLISAPVLAFAVVGSLLGRTSARQETYPHLRVFDDVFSLTTGNYVEPVDVDKLMHGAMHGLADSLDADSAFLTADEVKAVESGAPLPAGDVGVDLTRQYYLRIIAVRDGSPAARAGLRSGDFVRLIDRQPTREMSVWEGIRKLRGTPGTPVSVTIIRGNAADPHVVSLTREAMTPAPLTSKMAGHGVGVIRIAEFTDQTPSALRTSIVQLQKSGAKALVLDLRNTARGPLLSGIATARLFVASGTLAMQDTRGTSRQTMVAATGDGSLAVPLALLVDIGTTGAAELFASALAGQKRAELFGERTGGRAAQQRLFALPDGSALWMSYAWYLTPAGNPIHERGLQPDVAIEQPDIEFGAEPPAADATLDKAVERLGSRLSS, from the coding sequence ATGACTACGCGCACCCGCATCGCTGTTGTCCTGATCTCAGCCCCCGTCCTGGCATTTGCCGTGGTGGGCAGTCTGCTGGGCCGGACATCAGCTCGTCAGGAAACCTATCCTCACCTGCGGGTGTTCGACGACGTGTTCAGTCTGACGACGGGCAATTATGTCGAACCGGTCGACGTCGACAAGCTGATGCACGGCGCGATGCACGGCCTGGCGGATTCGCTCGACGCCGACAGCGCGTTCCTCACAGCCGACGAAGTGAAGGCCGTTGAATCCGGCGCGCCGCTGCCGGCGGGCGATGTTGGCGTGGATCTGACGCGGCAGTACTACCTCCGGATCATCGCCGTTCGGGACGGATCGCCGGCCGCCAGGGCTGGCCTGCGCTCGGGGGACTTCGTGCGCCTGATCGATCGACAGCCGACCCGGGAGATGTCGGTCTGGGAAGGCATACGCAAACTGCGCGGCACGCCGGGCACGCCGGTGAGCGTCACGATCATCCGGGGGAATGCGGCCGATCCGCACGTGGTCAGCCTCACGCGCGAAGCGATGACGCCGGCTCCGCTGACCTCGAAGATGGCGGGCCATGGTGTGGGCGTCATTCGGATTGCCGAGTTCACGGACCAGACACCATCGGCGCTGCGCACCTCTATCGTGCAACTGCAGAAAAGCGGAGCGAAGGCGCTCGTCCTCGACCTGCGCAACACGGCGCGGGGTCCGCTGCTCTCCGGCATTGCGACGGCGCGGCTGTTTGTCGCGTCGGGCACGCTGGCGATGCAGGACACGCGTGGCACGAGCCGCCAGACGATGGTGGCCGCAACGGGCGACGGCAGCCTGGCCGTGCCGCTGGCGCTGCTGGTGGATATCGGTACCACCGGTGCGGCGGAGTTGTTTGCCTCGGCGCTGGCCGGGCAGAAACGCGCGGAGCTGTTCGGCGAGCGAACCGGAGGCCGGGCCGCGCAGCAACGGCTGTTCGCGCTGCCCGACGGCAGCGCGCTGTGGATGTCCTACGCCTGGTACCTGACACCGGCCGGGAACCCGATCCACGAACGCGGACTGCAGCCAGACGTGGCGATTGAACAGCCCGATATCGAGTTTGGCGCGGAGCCTCCAGCTGCTGATGCGACGCTCGACAAGGCGGTCGAGCGGCTTGGCAGCCGGCTATCGTCGTAA
- a CDS encoding HU family DNA-binding protein, protein MNKQEFIAKLVKETGATKAAAGKMLEATLATIKIALKKGDTVSFVGFGTFKTSQRKARTARNPRTGAPIKIAKRRVPRFSAGKALKDAVK, encoded by the coding sequence ATGAACAAGCAGGAGTTTATTGCCAAGCTCGTGAAAGAGACGGGCGCGACCAAGGCGGCTGCCGGCAAGATGCTGGAAGCCACGCTCGCCACGATTAAGATCGCGCTGAAGAAGGGCGACACCGTGTCGTTCGTGGGCTTCGGCACGTTCAAGACGTCGCAGCGCAAGGCGCGCACCGCCCGCAACCCGCGCACCGGCGCCCCCATCAAGATCGCGAAGCGCCGCGTGCCGCGCTTCTCGGCTGGCAAGGCCCTGAAAGACGCCGTCAAATAA
- the thrS gene encoding threonine--tRNA ligase: protein MDQITVTLPDGSSRGVTRGTRISEFAASISPRLAKSALAAVVDDRLVDLSSAIEADQSIRIVTADSPEALNLYRHSTAHLMAAAVTNLFPGAQCGIGPATDDGFFYDFVVDRPFVPEDLEAIEAKMREFASRDLRYQRQLLPKDEAKAYFAQRGEPLKVQLIEEKGGATVSCYAIADVFTDFCTGPHVPSANKLKAFKLLSTSNAYWKGDASGQPMQRIYGTAFSSDADLKAYLLRIEEAKKRDHRKLGRELGLFTFHPWAPGAAFWLSKGTTLYHQLANYMREVLFPAGYVEVKTPLIYNKALWETSGHWQHYREHMFLVESEGQQMGVKAMNCPGHMLVFGTGTRSYRDLPLRLHEQTPLHRNEPSGVLSGLTRVRQFAQDDAHIFVMESQIGEEVERLLRLVQRVYGDFGLTVQMKLSTRPGQFLGEVATWDHAESELKRALDAVGLPYDINAGDGAFYGPKIDFDVMDAIGRKWQCATIQLDYQLPQRFDLKYIGADNTEHCPVVIHRAIFGSFERFIALLIEHYAGAFPLWVAPVQAIVLPIADRHMAYAAGVRDTLVAAGLRVELDDRQEKIGYKIREAQLQKVPYMLVVGDREMAEGTVAVRSRAAGDLGPRALDAFVDAAREEIRRKGHEPQAL from the coding sequence ATGGATCAGATTACGGTTACACTCCCGGACGGATCGAGCCGGGGAGTCACACGAGGCACTCGCATCAGCGAGTTTGCGGCATCGATTTCGCCGAGGCTGGCGAAGTCTGCCCTGGCCGCAGTTGTCGACGACCGGCTCGTCGACCTGTCGAGCGCGATCGAGGCCGACCAGTCGATCCGGATCGTGACGGCGGACAGCCCGGAAGCGCTCAACCTGTACCGTCACTCGACCGCGCACCTGATGGCCGCTGCGGTGACCAACCTGTTTCCGGGCGCCCAGTGCGGCATCGGACCCGCCACCGACGACGGCTTCTTCTACGATTTCGTCGTGGATCGCCCGTTTGTGCCCGAGGACCTCGAGGCCATCGAAGCGAAGATGCGGGAGTTCGCCTCGCGCGACCTCCGCTACCAACGACAGCTGCTGCCCAAAGACGAGGCCAAGGCGTACTTCGCCCAACGCGGCGAACCGCTCAAGGTCCAGCTCATCGAGGAAAAGGGCGGCGCGACGGTGTCCTGCTACGCCATCGCCGATGTGTTCACCGATTTCTGCACCGGCCCGCACGTCCCGTCCGCGAACAAGCTGAAGGCGTTCAAGCTGCTGAGCACCTCGAACGCGTACTGGAAGGGCGACGCGTCCGGCCAGCCGATGCAGCGTATCTACGGAACGGCGTTTTCGAGCGACGCCGACCTGAAGGCGTACCTGCTGCGGATCGAGGAAGCGAAGAAGCGCGACCATCGCAAGCTCGGCCGCGAGCTGGGACTGTTCACCTTCCACCCGTGGGCGCCGGGCGCGGCGTTCTGGCTGTCGAAGGGCACGACGCTCTACCACCAACTCGCCAACTACATGCGCGAAGTGCTGTTCCCCGCCGGCTATGTCGAGGTCAAGACGCCGCTCATCTATAACAAGGCGCTCTGGGAAACCTCCGGCCACTGGCAGCACTACCGGGAGCACATGTTCCTGGTCGAATCCGAAGGCCAGCAGATGGGCGTCAAGGCGATGAACTGCCCGGGCCACATGCTCGTGTTTGGCACCGGCACGCGCAGCTATCGCGATCTTCCGCTGCGCCTTCACGAGCAAACCCCGCTGCACCGCAACGAACCGTCGGGCGTGCTCTCCGGACTGACTCGCGTCCGGCAGTTCGCGCAGGACGATGCGCACATCTTCGTGATGGAGTCGCAGATTGGCGAAGAGGTCGAGCGGCTGCTGCGACTGGTGCAGCGCGTGTACGGCGACTTCGGGTTGACCGTGCAGATGAAGCTGTCGACGCGGCCCGGGCAGTTCCTGGGCGAAGTGGCCACCTGGGATCACGCCGAGTCCGAGCTCAAGCGGGCGCTGGATGCGGTTGGACTGCCCTACGACATCAATGCGGGCGACGGCGCGTTCTACGGGCCGAAGATCGACTTCGATGTGATGGATGCGATCGGCCGCAAGTGGCAGTGCGCCACTATCCAGCTCGACTACCAGTTGCCGCAGCGCTTCGACCTGAAGTACATCGGGGCCGACAACACCGAACACTGCCCGGTGGTGATCCACAGGGCGATCTTCGGCAGTTTCGAGCGCTTCATCGCCTTGTTGATCGAGCACTATGCCGGCGCGTTCCCGCTCTGGGTGGCGCCGGTGCAGGCCATCGTGCTGCCGATCGCGGATCGGCACATGGCGTACGCTGCCGGCGTGCGGGATACACTGGTGGCGGCCGGGCTACGCGTGGAGCTGGACGACCGCCAAGAGAAGATCGGGTACAAGATCCGCGAGGCGCAGCTGCAAAAGGTGCCCTACATGCTCGTGGTCGGCGATCGCGAGATGGCCGAAGGCACCGTGGCGGTGCGAAGTCGCGCCGCCGGAGACCTGGGTCCGCGCGCTCTCGACGCGTTTGTCGACGCGGCCCGGGAAGAAATCCGCCGCAAGGGGCACGAGCCCCAGGCATTGTAA